A genomic stretch from Arthrobacter sp. KBS0702 includes:
- a CDS encoding LysR substrate-binding domain-containing protein, which produces MEIQQIRAFLAVADELHFGRAAEKLHMAQPPLSRAIQRLEHELKAPLFVRNTRSVRLTAEGEALVAPARDILAACRRSALAVASVGKGETGRVRVAFAGVSSHVMVGKLAKKVRETHPGIEFQLSSSNFALPAMDRVMRGAMEIGLGRWNFIPEALESRTVANERLVVALHEGHRLSRRTSLVMADLAGEPFVTLPEHPGAILHDYLRRLSNSAGYAPEIVQVAPDSQTLMALVAAEIGVALTVSSVPENFSHPGVVFLPLDDPADVIQLRLVWRKDNMSPALRQVLQLSESVLPSPGPPAD; this is translated from the coding sequence ATGGAAATTCAACAGATACGGGCCTTCCTCGCGGTCGCTGACGAACTGCATTTCGGCCGGGCGGCAGAAAAGCTTCATATGGCGCAGCCGCCGCTGAGCCGGGCCATTCAACGTCTGGAGCACGAGCTCAAGGCACCGCTCTTTGTCCGGAATACCCGGTCGGTCCGGCTGACCGCCGAGGGCGAAGCGCTGGTGGCCCCGGCGCGGGACATCCTGGCGGCCTGCCGTCGATCAGCCCTGGCGGTGGCCTCGGTGGGCAAGGGCGAGACGGGAAGGGTACGGGTGGCGTTCGCCGGGGTTTCCTCACACGTTATGGTCGGAAAACTGGCCAAAAAGGTCCGGGAGACCCACCCGGGGATTGAGTTCCAGCTGTCCAGTTCGAACTTTGCCTTGCCAGCCATGGACCGGGTCATGAGGGGCGCCATGGAAATTGGCCTTGGCCGGTGGAATTTCATTCCGGAGGCTCTGGAGTCCCGGACTGTCGCGAATGAGCGGCTCGTGGTGGCGCTGCACGAGGGCCATCGCCTGAGCCGGCGGACCTCGCTGGTGATGGCCGACCTCGCCGGGGAGCCTTTTGTCACCCTCCCCGAGCATCCCGGCGCCATCCTGCACGACTATCTTCGCCGACTGTCCAACAGCGCCGGCTATGCTCCGGAAATCGTGCAGGTGGCACCGGATTCCCAGACTCTGATGGCACTCGTCGCCGCAGAGATCGGGGTCGCGTTGACGGTGTCGTCGGTGCCCGAGAATTTCAGCCACCCGGGAGTTGTATTCCTGCCGCTGGATGATCCGGCCGACGTCATCCAGCTGCGCCTGGTTTGGCGCAAGGACAACATGAGCCCTGCGCTCCGCCAGGTCTTGCAGCTCTCCGAATCCGTCCTCCCGTCGCCGGGCCCGCCGGCGGATTGA
- a CDS encoding CoA transferase, producing MKKPNAESAAGSGVGPIPDAASPAPGMLGRRGSGPLAGVVIADFSRVLAGPYATMLLADMGATVIKVEGPEGDDTRSYMPPVRDGEATFFLAVNRNKHSIALDLKDPEDLEVARALIRSADVMIENFKPGNMERLGLDYTAAAELKPDIIYASITGFGTGAGAHIPGYDLLVQAASGMMSLTGDQGTQPYRAGIALFDVITGLHAAIGILGALHHKDQTGEGQLVELNLLTSALSGMVNQSAAYVTGGVVPTRMGNEHPSMYPYAPMQTGDGMIIIATGNDAQFVRLCAALAIPDVATDPKFATTLQRNAHRDELREILHTVLATQSAAQWFSQLSDAGLPCAPIQDVRGGVDFAERLGLQPVVLAGSGMRRIPTVRHPVEYSRTPVDYPLAPPELNESSELVRDWLLRQKTLAHA from the coding sequence ATGAAAAAACCGAACGCTGAATCGGCCGCCGGCTCGGGCGTCGGCCCGATCCCGGACGCTGCCAGCCCGGCCCCCGGCATGCTCGGCCGCCGAGGGTCAGGCCCGCTGGCCGGCGTCGTGATCGCAGACTTCAGCCGGGTGCTCGCTGGGCCCTATGCCACCATGCTGCTGGCCGATATGGGCGCGACGGTTATCAAGGTTGAGGGGCCCGAAGGGGACGACACCCGCAGCTACATGCCGCCGGTCCGCGACGGCGAGGCCACGTTCTTCCTGGCGGTAAACCGGAACAAGCACTCGATCGCCCTGGATTTGAAGGACCCGGAGGACCTTGAGGTGGCGCGTGCGCTGATCCGTTCCGCGGACGTCATGATCGAAAATTTCAAGCCGGGCAACATGGAACGCCTTGGGCTGGACTACACCGCCGCCGCCGAGCTGAAGCCGGACATCATCTACGCATCCATCACCGGGTTCGGCACCGGCGCCGGCGCGCACATCCCGGGGTATGACCTGCTCGTGCAGGCAGCCTCCGGGATGATGAGCCTGACCGGTGACCAGGGCACGCAGCCGTACCGGGCCGGCATCGCCCTGTTTGACGTCATCACCGGCCTGCACGCGGCCATCGGCATTCTGGGGGCCCTGCACCACAAGGACCAGACCGGTGAGGGCCAGTTGGTGGAGCTGAACCTCCTGACCTCGGCTCTGTCCGGCATGGTCAACCAGTCCGCGGCCTACGTGACCGGCGGTGTGGTGCCGACCCGGATGGGCAACGAACATCCCAGTATGTACCCCTATGCACCGATGCAGACCGGGGACGGCATGATCATCATCGCGACGGGCAACGATGCCCAGTTCGTCCGGCTCTGCGCTGCCTTGGCCATTCCCGACGTCGCCACGGACCCGAAGTTCGCCACCACACTGCAGCGCAATGCGCACCGGGATGAACTCCGGGAGATCCTTCACACCGTCCTGGCAACGCAATCCGCCGCGCAGTGGTTCTCGCAGCTCTCCGACGCCGGCCTGCCATGCGCCCCGATCCAGGACGTGCGCGGCGGTGTCGATTTCGCCGAACGCCTGGGACTGCAGCCGGTGGTCCTGGCCGGCAGCGGGATGCGGAGGATCCCCACGGTCCGGCACCCCGTGGAGTACTCCCGCACCCCCGTCGACTACCCGCTCGCGCCTCCAGAGCTTAACGAAAGCTCCGAGCTGGTCCGCGACTGGCTGCTCCGGCAGAAGACCCTGGCCCATGCCTGA
- a CDS encoding thioesterase family protein, with the protein MPEPYRTRISPRWSDQDLNGHVNHAAVVTLLEEARIRWRATTPGARTAAATPTVVAALELNYRRPVIHGQDLTVELTVSRIGTSSYTLECAGTQSGEVAVDGRTVLVAVSPETGAARPLADEERHWLAQFQLSSCRT; encoded by the coding sequence ATGCCTGAGCCGTACCGGACGCGGATCTCCCCGCGCTGGTCGGACCAGGACCTCAACGGCCACGTGAACCACGCCGCCGTCGTGACGTTGCTCGAGGAGGCCCGGATCCGGTGGCGTGCGACGACGCCGGGGGCCCGGACTGCCGCCGCGACGCCGACCGTGGTGGCGGCCCTCGAGCTGAACTACCGCCGCCCCGTGATCCACGGCCAGGACCTGACGGTCGAGCTGACGGTCAGCAGGATCGGCACCAGTTCCTACACCCTCGAGTGCGCAGGCACCCAGAGCGGCGAAGTCGCCGTGGACGGCCGGACCGTCCTCGTCGCGGTTTCGCCGGAGACCGGCGCGGCCAGGCCACTGGCGGACGAGGAACGGCATTGGCTCGCTCAGTTCCAGCTCAGCTCTTGCCGCACCTAA
- a CDS encoding acyl-CoA dehydrogenase family protein, which produces MTTDPAENGTDFYLMDDFLTAEDRALRLKVRSFVDKDLLPVINGYWERAEFPFELIPKLAALGIVGTTIKGYGCPGLSRLAAGIVAAEVSRGDGSVNTFLGVQSGLAMGTINMLGSDEQKGRWLPSMATLDKIGAFALTEPDHGSDSVALETSARRDGDSYIINGRKRWIGNASMADVVIIFARDEEDGKVKAFVMERNDDGNYPAGYHPEVITGKIGKRAILQPDITLENVRVPAGNRLTGCHSFKDVTRVLTATRSGASWESLGHAMAAYETAVDYAKTRQQFGKAIGSFQLVQNKLANMLAELTAMQLICFRLAVLAEDGRMTGPMASLAKMHTAQKARWICSEARDMLGGNGVLLENHVARHMTDMEVVSTYEGTDSIQSLLVGREITGISAFS; this is translated from the coding sequence ATGACTACCGATCCCGCCGAAAACGGCACTGACTTCTACCTGATGGACGATTTCCTGACCGCGGAGGACCGCGCCTTGCGGCTGAAGGTCCGAAGCTTCGTGGACAAGGACCTGCTTCCGGTCATCAACGGCTATTGGGAACGGGCGGAGTTCCCGTTTGAACTGATCCCCAAGCTCGCAGCCCTTGGCATTGTGGGCACCACCATCAAGGGCTACGGGTGCCCGGGGCTGAGCCGGCTCGCTGCCGGGATCGTCGCGGCCGAGGTCTCCCGCGGCGACGGCTCGGTCAACACCTTCCTCGGTGTCCAGTCAGGCCTGGCCATGGGCACTATCAACATGCTGGGCAGCGATGAGCAAAAGGGACGCTGGCTTCCGTCGATGGCCACTCTGGACAAAATCGGTGCCTTCGCCCTGACCGAGCCGGATCACGGCTCCGACTCGGTGGCACTGGAAACCAGCGCCCGGCGCGACGGCGACAGCTACATCATTAACGGCCGCAAACGGTGGATCGGCAACGCCAGCATGGCCGACGTCGTCATCATCTTCGCCCGCGACGAGGAGGACGGCAAGGTCAAGGCCTTTGTTATGGAGCGCAACGACGACGGCAACTACCCAGCCGGCTACCACCCCGAAGTCATCACCGGAAAAATCGGCAAACGTGCCATCCTCCAGCCGGACATTACCTTGGAAAACGTCCGGGTGCCTGCCGGCAACCGGCTCACCGGCTGCCACTCCTTCAAGGACGTCACCCGCGTCCTGACCGCCACCCGCAGCGGGGCATCCTGGGAGTCCCTGGGCCACGCCATGGCCGCGTATGAGACTGCCGTGGACTACGCGAAGACCCGCCAGCAGTTCGGCAAAGCAATTGGCAGCTTCCAGCTGGTGCAGAACAAACTCGCCAACATGCTGGCCGAGCTGACAGCCATGCAGCTGATCTGCTTCCGGCTGGCCGTCCTGGCCGAGGACGGGCGGATGACCGGGCCAATGGCGTCCCTCGCCAAGATGCACACGGCGCAGAAGGCCCGGTGGATCTGCTCCGAAGCCCGGGACATGCTCGGCGGCAACGGCGTCTTGCTGGAGAACCACGTCGCCAGGCACATGACGGATATGGAGGTGGTGTCCACCTACGAGGGCACCGACTCCATCCAGTCCCTGCTCGTCGGCCGGGAAATCACCGGCATCTCAGCCTTCAGCTAG
- the fabG gene encoding 3-oxoacyl-ACP reductase FabG — protein MSNFTNKVAAVTGGAQGIGAATALKLAAGGATVVVLDLNEGGAKDTAQRISTEPEVLAAGGRAVAAVCDVTDEATVARVFAELHREFGRLDILVNNAGITRDNLFFKMERPDWDSVLATNLTSAYLCSRAAQRYMVPARSGRIVSLSSRSALGNRGQANYAAAKAGIQGLTATLAIELGAFNITVNAVAPGYIATSMTAATAERVGSSPEEHQAAVAARTPLGRVGQPEEVAAAVAFFASDDASYISGQTLYINGGAR, from the coding sequence ATGAGCAATTTCACGAACAAGGTGGCAGCCGTCACCGGCGGGGCCCAGGGGATCGGCGCCGCCACCGCCCTGAAGCTGGCGGCCGGCGGTGCAACCGTCGTCGTCCTGGACCTCAACGAGGGCGGCGCCAAGGACACGGCGCAACGGATCTCCACCGAGCCGGAGGTTCTCGCGGCCGGCGGCCGGGCCGTCGCAGCCGTTTGCGATGTCACGGACGAGGCCACCGTGGCCCGGGTCTTCGCCGAACTCCACCGGGAGTTCGGCCGGCTCGACATCCTCGTCAACAATGCCGGCATCACCCGGGACAACCTGTTCTTCAAAATGGAGCGCCCGGACTGGGATTCGGTACTCGCCACCAACCTGACCAGCGCCTACCTCTGTTCCCGGGCCGCGCAGCGGTACATGGTCCCGGCCCGGTCCGGAAGGATTGTCTCGCTCAGCAGCCGCAGCGCCCTGGGCAACCGCGGCCAGGCGAATTACGCGGCTGCGAAGGCCGGCATCCAGGGCCTGACGGCCACTCTCGCCATCGAGCTCGGCGCGTTCAACATCACCGTCAACGCCGTGGCCCCCGGCTACATCGCCACGTCCATGACCGCCGCGACGGCCGAGCGCGTCGGCAGCAGCCCGGAAGAGCACCAGGCGGCGGTCGCCGCCCGGACACCGCTGGGCCGGGTGGGGCAGCCCGAAGAAGTGGCCGCCGCCGTGGCGTTCTTCGCCAGCGACGACGCCTCCTACATCTCGGGCCAGACGCTGTACATCAACGGCGGGGCGCGCTGA
- a CDS encoding acetyl-CoA C-acyltransferase, protein MAEAFLVGGVRTPVGRHGGALATVRPDDLAALVLQAAVARAGLAPDSIEEVILGCVNQAGEDNRNVARMAVLLAGLPDAVPAVTVNRLCASGMTAISMAAQSVRNGDADLVVAGGVESMTRAPWVMAKPERPFAGPGELADTSIGARFVNPRMRAGARLSMPETAEEVAGREGISRADADSFSLRSHELALAAIDAGRFRDEIVPVPVTGRRGDVSFVDTDEGPRRGSTPEALAALKPIVRKDGIITAGNSSSLNDGASAVVVASGEAVARWGLTPRARIVTSQAAGVSPEVMGIGPVPATRKALAKAGWSLDGVGAVELNEAFAAQSLACMRLLGLDQGTVNNDGGAIALGHPLGSSGSRIVVTLLGRMERENAARGLATMCVGLGQGVAMLLERV, encoded by the coding sequence ATGGCGGAAGCGTTCCTCGTCGGTGGTGTCCGCACTCCGGTGGGCCGCCACGGCGGTGCACTCGCCACGGTCCGGCCCGACGACCTGGCCGCCCTCGTCCTGCAGGCCGCGGTGGCACGGGCGGGCCTCGCTCCTGACAGCATCGAGGAAGTCATCCTCGGCTGTGTGAACCAGGCCGGGGAGGACAACCGCAACGTTGCGCGGATGGCGGTGCTGCTGGCGGGATTGCCCGACGCCGTCCCCGCGGTCACGGTCAACCGGCTTTGTGCCTCGGGAATGACCGCCATCAGCATGGCGGCGCAGTCGGTCCGCAACGGCGACGCCGATCTTGTGGTGGCCGGCGGCGTCGAATCCATGACGCGGGCACCCTGGGTGATGGCCAAGCCGGAAAGGCCGTTTGCCGGACCGGGGGAGCTGGCTGACACCTCGATCGGGGCGCGGTTCGTCAATCCGCGGATGCGGGCCGGCGCCCGGCTCTCGATGCCGGAAACGGCAGAGGAAGTGGCCGGACGCGAAGGGATCTCCCGTGCCGATGCGGACAGCTTTTCCTTGCGCTCGCACGAGCTGGCGCTAGCGGCGATCGATGCCGGCCGGTTCCGGGACGAGATTGTTCCCGTGCCGGTGACCGGCCGGCGCGGCGACGTCTCGTTTGTCGACACCGACGAGGGGCCGCGGCGCGGTTCCACCCCGGAGGCGCTCGCGGCCCTGAAGCCGATCGTTCGCAAGGATGGCATCATCACCGCGGGCAACTCCAGTTCCCTCAACGACGGCGCCTCTGCCGTGGTGGTGGCCAGCGGCGAGGCCGTTGCCCGCTGGGGTCTGACGCCACGGGCGCGGATCGTCACCAGCCAGGCGGCCGGGGTTTCCCCGGAGGTCATGGGCATTGGCCCGGTGCCGGCCACGCGGAAGGCTTTGGCGAAGGCCGGCTGGAGCCTGGACGGCGTGGGCGCCGTCGAACTCAACGAAGCTTTCGCCGCACAGTCACTCGCCTGCATGCGGCTGCTGGGGCTTGATCAGGGCACCGTCAACAACGACGGCGGCGCTATCGCTCTGGGTCATCCGCTGGGATCCTCCGGTTCACGGATCGTCGTGACGTTGCTGGGCCGGATGGAACGTGAAAACGCCGCTCGAGGCTTGGCCACGATGTGCGTCGGCCTGGGCCAGGGCGTCGCGATGCTACTGGAGAGGGTCTGA
- a CDS encoding MaoC family dehydratase: protein MSGWHRLEQSQIQAFADATLDQQWIHTDPERAAHGPFGATVAHGYLSLSMLPYLAGQVYRVQGAESVINYGLDKVRFPAPARVGSRIRDRVTLTSVTGTANGRQLKVLHRIELEGSDKPACIAETVSLLRI from the coding sequence GTGAGCGGCTGGCACCGTCTGGAGCAATCCCAGATCCAGGCCTTCGCCGACGCCACCCTGGACCAGCAGTGGATCCACACCGACCCGGAGCGGGCCGCCCACGGTCCCTTCGGCGCCACCGTGGCCCACGGCTACCTGAGCCTCTCGATGCTGCCGTACCTGGCCGGACAGGTCTACCGGGTCCAGGGCGCTGAATCGGTCATCAATTACGGACTGGACAAGGTCAGGTTCCCGGCCCCGGCCAGGGTCGGTTCCCGCATCCGGGACCGGGTGACGCTGACCTCGGTGACCGGGACGGCGAACGGCCGGCAGCTGAAGGTCCTGCACCGGATCGAGCTGGAGGGCTCCGACAAGCCCGCCTGCATCGCCGAAACCGTGTCCCTCCTGAGGATTTGA